AATTGATCAAACACAGGACTGGGAGTTAGAACGCATCGGTCCTAGTAGCACTGGGTAGCCTTGTGAGTAAGACTGTTTCTAAGTCTTAACCAAGAGGGCTGTTGAGGATGTGGCTCATGTGACATAAACTGTTACAAACTCAGTAAAAGTGTCGCTGCTGAAATTTCATTAAGAACTTATAgctcctttcttctgtttcatctttaCTTCCAAACAGCATAATCCATTTCCAACGGTCTATCCTCATGTACACACCACAATCTCTTTATGATATCCAGAACTTTTAGGTCAACTGAAGATTTGAACTCTACTGTGCACACAGCATATGTGACCAGTTGAGAGGCACACCTCGGGCCATTCAAATTGCCATTAACAAAATACTGCATAATGGCTAACCAACAACAAAATCCTCACCGTTGTAGAGACCTGAAATCTGATATCAAGCACTATTTTTGGTCTGATGAAGTCAACTTTATAGTCAAAAATATATGATAATTTTGGTCTGATGAAGTCAACTTTTTAGTTCATGGATAGTACGTTTTGGCTAGACTTTCACTTAGAAGGGATGAGTGTAGTTTAGAATAGGTGGGGGAACCCATTCCAACCCTAGCAATATGGTTCCTTTCCTTGAATTCTGCCTCAGGCCCCTTATTAAGGTAACAGTTAATGGCATCAGGGTTTTATTGAGGTAAGTGATTCATTAAGATTTATGTAACCACAGTCTAATCTTGGTTCTCTCACTACACTGTCCATCTCTTTTCTAGTTCAGTGACATCAATTCATTTTTCACAGCCCTCAATTTTCCATCCTTTTTTTCTATCACCTTTCCATGTATTCACCTTTGTGGGTGTGACATACTAAACTCCTTTATTAATGTGTCCCTTATCAAAGACCACTTGCTTCAAAATGCACCCCAGTATTTATGTGTAGTTTATCGTTGGTGACGGTGGcactgtggttttgttgttttcttttgtaaagattCATTATTGCTTTAGCTGAGTTGTAAGGTTCTGACATAATTTTTTTACAAAGTTTGATTAAATGAATATACAAATGTGTTGGTTAATTGCTTAATTTTTTATCATAAGGAAACATTTCTTTTAGCAGCCTTATGATGTTACTAGACAATGACTTCAACACTGGTCAGAGGTCTTCCAGTTTACCTAGTAACTGTGAAGTATTTTTCAGAGAAATGTAATTTGAGATATACattatttatctaattttatacatatgtgtttgtgtgttgggaTGTGTCTGTATGAAAGCAGCTACTCtccaagtcagaagagggcactggataccctggaactggaattttgGCAACTGGTTGTGAAACtcccaagtgggtgctgggacctaaattgggtcctctgcaaaagctcatgtactcttaaccaccaagtcatcttCCAGCtgcaattttacatttaaaaatacttaatgtGAATACTTTCTATATTGCTGTTTTAATGACTACAGTTTAATTTACTATGAGGGTCTATAATTTATCTTCTCTAACTCTTCAACACATTTCCACATCCCTCCAATTTCTCACTCCACACACAGAAATGTTGTGCAGAAATGATCTGTGTTTTCATCTGCAGAAGAGATTGAGCGATTGATTCAAAGAATTAACAACgagaaaacattttatagaaaaggCCGAATTGCCTCAAGCATGCCCAGGCTAAAATCCTTCCAATTAGGAAGAGTGCCATTTCCTTTCTTATGTGCCACAGATTTGATAGGTCATATCCTACCAAATCCATCAGGAAGTCCTGGACTGTGTGACTGTCAAAAGCTAGGAGCCCCTTATCGTCAGAAACCTGGTAAGTTTCTCCGAAATTCTGGGTTTTGTTCcaataatgtcttttttttttcttgtctagaTTTTCTATGCAGTCCATGCTTTCAAAGCACGAAGTGAGCATGAACTCAGCCTCCAGGAGTACCAGAGAGTCCACATACTGAGGTTCTGTGACCTAAGTGGGAACAGAGAGTGGTGGTTAGCTGAAGCCCAAGGACAGAAAGGCTACGTGCCAGCTAACTACCTTGGGAAGATGACATATGCTTAAGAAAATAAGCATAAAATGACATCATTTCCTGACTACCTCATGAAACAGACACTGAAACTGCAGACCAGAAGCAGTGCATCACGTTTTAAGGAAAACCTTGCTTCCTAATAAGATGTTGTTGATGTATAAAAAATAGTTGTTGATAGAGATATTACCAACAGAAACAGCAGAGAGTAAACAGCCTAGACTCCAACTACATATTTAAAGGTAAAGATCTTTCTAAAAGGTATATTTTGTTTATCAACACCAAGGAGTGAAAGAATAAGGTTTTCACTTTATTGTAGTATTTTCTTACTGTACTTTgccttaaacatattttttacatcttatttgcacacacatgctatatacatataatatatattttgcaGCTTATACATGATGAGTATAATCCAGATTATACATATCTGTATAAATCACAGCATAATtacacataaacataattaaCAGATAATTAGAAGTCTTTCCACTTTTAATGCATTTTTAATCAAAAGGGAAACAAAATATTGATAATATCCAAAACTTACTAAAAGTAtactacatggtagacattgcTTTAGATTATTTATACAGAATAATTTAATGCAACGTAAAGACTCAACATTGCTTGCAAGTGGTAGAGGTGCATCAAACATAGGCAGCATGGTTTCAAGGTCCCTGTTCCTAATGATTACATCACACACTCTTTGAATGCAAATCAGCGATGTAAATAATGGACCTGGAGGAAATCATTCTCAGATCCACACTTCAATATTTAACAGCTTTTCAAAATGAAGAGCTTCCAAAGACTTCTATACAAGCCTGGGAGAGAAAAAATGAAGTATCCAGATTTATTATTTGTACTTTTATTGTTGTGTTTAAGCACGTTTGAAATTGTCTTAAAGCTGCTGTATATGATTACTGATGAAACTTTAAtgaggaaatgttttctttaacaatTTGAAGATGCATGGGGAATGTGCATTCCACTTCAGAGACAAAACGTAAATGCTTTAGTGGCCAGTTTGTGCTCACACAAGGCACTGAGGGTTGGACTAGCTATAACCCCTTGCTCAGGGCATTGTGCTTTGACTTGGGTACCACTCAGAGAACTGGCCTCCAAAATTTCAGGTTTATTCATTCCGTCAAGACTTGTGATTGGATGAAAATAGATAAAGTGGAACAGACACAGAGATGACATGAGCCAGGGAGAGTGTTCAGAAGTAGAGGAAGAAAACGAAAATAATTGGATGAAACAACTCTATAAAGGAAGTTTAATGAAGACCCAAATGTCTGGCATGCATCTACTTGGTCAGCATTACTGAATAGCTGCTGTTTCCCAGGCATTCTGGTGGATTTGAAGTGCCTTGCCATGCGAAGTTTTCAATCCAAAGAGGACAGTCCTATTTCTAGAACTAACACTGTGATGAGCACTAGCAATAAACAGTGTGTTTAGAGGATCATGTAACAGTGATCTTCATAATTTTGATTTTAGTGGTTACTCATAATTATGTAGATTTTAATTGCCCATAAAATTCCTAATGAcatattttaagatttcttaCTTTGAGAGATTAGATccattttatgtacatatattacTTTGCATTTATTACTGCAATATCTAGGACAAAATAAAGATTTCTACTGTAGCTGACTGAATGTCATACCCTCTTCCCTTATATGAAGGAAAGTTTGTACTTCTACTGAATTCTTGAAAatagatttataaaattttcctAACATGGCTTTTGCAcaaactgctttctttttttttaagtaggatAACAAAAGATTTCTAAAAGATATTAGAGactttaagattttcttttaattgccCTTGaattcatctttaaaatacaaattcattTGCCTAAggttaaacaaaaagaaattgcaGTTACTACATAAGGATCTTATGGCAATGTTCAAAGATGCATAATTTACACACTGCAGCATGAACCTGCACACCTCTACGTAGCATTGAGCTTCAGTGTTTCACACAAAAATAATTCTATCAATAGCACAGATTTCTGGCTGAAATAAGTGATTACATGAAGGGGCAACTTTGTCTACTGGTGTGGGCCTAGGCATGATGCATCCCGTCTGACTGTTGAAAAATCTACACCAGGACAATCAATACTTCAGTTAGCTCCAGAGAAAGAACCGTTATGAAGCCAGTGATTGCAACTTTCTAATCATGATGAGCACTTTACTACAAATGTGCTCTGAAAAACTATATAACACCTTCATTTTCTACTTACTTTCTTTAAAATCAATAGACATAAGACATAAGGACATGgacatagaaggacctcccacaccaataaattataattttaaaattatacattcttCTACTAGGCctcaaaaaaaacaagttttcaagAGAGCTTATAGGATGTTTATATTTAAGCAGGTCAAAAGATTGGTTGCATCAGTATAATTGCAACTAGGCAAGCTAATGCATTTTGTTATATTACTCTTTAAATTAATATTGTACAGAACAGGATCCTCTGAAGTGGGCGATTAATTTCGCCAAGATGAAGAGGAAGCTTTTgtagctatttttgtttttaaaataaataaaaatatatgcatcttatttacatttcattttgaaGTGCACATGTTCAAAACTACTAGTATATGGAATAAAGTGTAGTGAGTATAAAATACACATCTAGTAATCTAAAATTGTCATTTTGTGGAATCATGAAGAAGTCACACAGCTACTACTGGAACATTCTTTATATTCCAGAAAGGTAGCTTGAATTTGAAAGGTGGGTAGAGCAATGTGTGACAGATGTTAAACGTTCAATCCTTCCAAAATATAATTCAGATTTTGtgtaattgctttttaaatgccTGATGCTATTTGGAATGAACATAGTTTGGGTGATTTACAAAACTGAGTGTTTCAACTACTGAATCATGGAATTAAAAATTCTTAGATTTTCTCGTCCACTTCTTAGACTATTTTCTACCATGTTAACTTCACACAGCTGTATGAAGAGAGAAAATCTTAAGACATAAAACCCTCTAAGTCATTTGAAGTAGCTTCCTAATATATTAGGAAGTATAGCTTCCTATTACACCCACTGCATTACTAACTAGTGACCTCACATTCAACATTCAGACCTCATAAAACTCAGGCTGAACAAACTTAGACATTTACATCGTGGTCACGAAGATGTGACTACAGTTCACTGGCTAGACAGACACCGGTCTTGAAATTCTGTAGGAAAAGATCCTGTTTAAAGGATGCAACTCTAACGTCTAATTTTGTGGCTACTTCCCTCTctatatacacacagatgtaaAAACGCATCGCTAATTTTTATGTGATCTACAAAGCTACCTTTCCTCTGGGCTTCTGGAGCTCACTGAGATGTCTTAGGCATTACTGttagaggcaggtaaatctgaGTGTTTTGAAAAGTAACTCAGCACTTTAGAAAAAGACTAGAATTGAGATACTCTTGCTCATAAATCCTGAGACTACAGTTTTACTAAATaagttttcttttgcttaaaCCTCCACTAAGGCATCTGAATGTATTCATCACCTCTTTACCTTCTTGTGATATTTATGATGATTGTACTGATGAAATTTCAGTTTGTTATTAAGTGATGCTTCCTGTGAAACATGTGATCATAACAATTTATAGTTTGTAACTAATAAAACTGCTACCACACCTTTGTTAAGAACTGGAACCAACTTTTAAATACAGATGTGCTTTGATTTATAGTGGAATGATATCCTGATACACTCACCATGGGTTTAAAATATTCTGACCTACTGACAAATCATGAGAGTTCTGCAAGTCATCACCACATGGAGAGCACCAGTTGCTTGCTGGCATGATTACATCAAGTACTGCAAGCTACAATCTGCTCAGAAATGGAAGAGTATTATACAGTATATGACTAGCCCAGGAAGATAATTAAAAATGCAGATTCTAATAAATGTATATCACTTTTGCGCTACTGAAAAAACAAAGCATTATAAACCAGGGGTCATTTGTATTAGTGTCTTCCATTTTATCTCGTCTGAACTGTGTCTTATAAAGTAGGAAACTTGAGCAggttgggtgatggtggcacacgccttttaattccagcactcaagaggcagtggccagcctggtctacaaagtgagtttcaaggCAGCAccgagaaaccccgtctcaaaaagtAAGCCAACAAACAAAATCAGCAAAGTAAGAAATGAACACAAAAGGGTTCAAGTCATATTATTCTTTCAGTGCCATTTCTTTAAGTCACTAAATTCTACAGTCAGTCTCACAAAGTACAACATGAAGAACATAAAAAGGATACTGCCTGAAAGGCAGTTTGCATCAATCCTAAAAACTTATAAGAACAttgctgttgtggtttgaatgtgcaATGCTCCCATCAGCTCATGTATTTGATCATTCTGTTGCTACCTGGAGATGCTTTGGGGAAAGTTATGGGATCTATAGGAAGTTGAGATTCCCAGGAGGAAACAAATcactgggggagggctttgaggttttgtgGACTCACTctacttcctgttcctgtttcCTGTCTGCCCAGACAACCTGATCAACTGGCCTCCCGCTTCTGTGCCATGCCTTCAGCATCATAATAGACTCTACCCATCGGAgactgagccaaaataagccctttctcccttaagttgcttctgtcagataCTTACCACAACAGAAAGCTAAGACATCTACTCACTTGTTCACTCATTCACTGAGCCAACAGACAGATTTCAATTTCAGGGCTAGTCAAGAGAAAACAAGCTTTTCCCTTACATAACCTGAGTGCAAGAAACACTTGTTTtgttatacataataaaataaaaacacactatTGCAACTCTTATAACTGCTTCTTGTGGCATACTTTGccgagagaaaaaaaataaaggcctaAGGGCTATTTGAGATAAAAATCTAACATTAAATATATCtcttaaaaattatcaaaatgagTTTGGCCCCTtactttacacatacacacattacatatacaaaaaaaatcatattcactgaaaaataatttactttgtaaattcattaaaatttccAAGAAATGACGCAAAAATCAAAAGTTGTTTCTCTCAACTCCAGCACACTTTCTGGGATGGGGTAAAAATTTTCACTTCAAATACTAATAAGTAAACTGTATTAAGCATTTTTTCCCTAATGTTTTCAAGATAGACTGTAATAGCTTTTGCTATAAGCTTGTGACACATCATTTTGTGAAGTCAAAATTGCACTTGAATTATAAACAACAAACAATTTTGAACTCTTTATAAAGGGGATTTGGAGTTTATACCAAAACAATTCTTATCAACAGAAAGatgtttctcaaaacaaaaacatttacagGCAGATTTTTTTAAGCATGTCCAAGATATTTATTCCATCTCTAAAAAATGGGTTTACTTCAGTACTGGGGTCTAAATTATGAATAAATTAATGCGAATATTTAACAGAGTAGTTAAAAAACCTTCCcacaggaaaaagacaaaacTTAAGTTTTATCTTTGAATATTTACCCATTTATTTTAGACTAATGATGTTAGGAAAcctaggaataaagaaaaatgctttgaGATTAGATTTTGTAGCACACATCTAGGGTGATAAGACAATTCAATTCAGTGACTATAGGAAACTATAGGATTCGGTTTCGGGAAAGGATGAGGTGTTTGCCGATTGTAAAAAGGATGCAGCATTCTTCTGTAGTACACACACTGACCTGACACTGAAAGCATCCTGTTCTTTGTTAGGATATATACGTGAACTGATGGCCGACTAATTCATTAGCTTAGCAGGCAATGACTTGGACCACCTCATCCAGGATGACGTCATGGCTAGAgttcacaggagagagagagggagagagctccCCATAAGGCAGAGAACTGAATATTATAAAACACTAGATTGAGTAATCCCTGTCACTCATAAAGTACCTTATTTTAGAGTTTTAAATCTTGGAGTATTGTGCCAGGTGAACCATTTCTTTACATCTGCATATGTCATCAATCTTATGACGTTCTCATCATGAATCAGTCATTATAATCACTATTTTCGCACATTatggaaattattaaaaatgctaAACAGACTGAAATAAATGGTTCCAAGTTTGGCTAAATattattagcattttaatgtAACAAACAATAGAGATTTGATCATCAAGATTTTTATTAAGTTACAGTATATTATATCTTTTTGTTccaataaggattttttttaatctttagagCAATAATTGATATAAAAACCTATCTCGCCATACTACTTCTTGAGTTTCTTTTGGGCAGCTTTCTTCTTGACCATCTGCAATCGCTTCATAGCGTTGAGCTGTGATTCCTGTGAAGTTGGGCCTTTAAGAGACGCTGAGGCACTGCTGCTGGGTTCTGACGTGGTTTTGCTTGTGGCGCTTCCACTGGGCCCCGAAGTAGCACTATTTCCATTCCCACTCAACTGCCCACTGCCTCCAGGAACTAAACTACTGGGACTGGGAAGGCCCACTTTGCTGACATTATCACAGCTAACTGAGCGACTCAGGCCAGTCTTGCCTAAGGTTAGAGGTGGAAGTGGTTTTAATGGTACAGTGGGGGAAGAGCAGTTACCAGAGCCCATTTTGGAACCGATTCCACCTTTGGATGATGTTGCCAGACTAGTCAAACCCACAGGCTTCTGGGTAGCTGATGAGGCAGCAGGTTTCCCGCTGTTGTTTTGCGCTGTTGAATTCAATTTTGCTGTTGATGGCCCAGCCGAAGATGTTTTGGCTGCAAAAGCTGCCCATCCAGTTAGGCCACTAGTTACTGAAGAGGACACGTTGTTACCAGAAGAATTTCCTGATATAACCGTGggtggcttaaaaaaaaaagaagaggataaATATTACATTAGAGCCAAGTATAATCCAAACCTGTATAATATCTTTGAATGCAAACATTTAGCTGTGTATAAAAAGCGATGATGTGGCCAATCTGGACAATTCAACAAAATTAGGTTCCTATGAAGCTGGAAAAGCACATGGGAGTTTCTGTAGTCAGGGAGGACACCACACAGCTTGCAGTTGCTGAATGCCACACTGTTCCAATGACttcaaagaaaatacatgaaattcTTTTGGGGAACTGCCTTTAGATACAATCACAAACCACCACAAGTATTACCTTGCCCATAACATATCCAAATGGAATCTACTTTTAATGGATAAAACTGTTTGCACCCaagatattcagaaaaaaaaaaaactaagtcaaAGATTCAATCCATAGCTATTTCCAGTGAATGTGTTAAGGAAACATCTATATTCAAGTTCTGAAGCCACTTAAAATAACCAAGTTGCCACAAACATTTGTGATTGAACTACAAGGCAAACACAGATGTTTAAACTCTAGGGTATTACAAAGAGCTCAGATGCACTTTCTCAATGTGTGTTTCCATGGAAACTACAGCAACAGAGCCCCACTGTCACATAGACTGACAGCTGCCTCTTGGGCTGCACTGTGGCATTGTGGGGCCGTCTGCATGCTCTTAGCTCTTGTAAGGCTGGAACATTTCAGTCTCTGATCAACTTCACACACTGTCTACCTTCATATTGAGAGGGTCTCAAAGATCACCCAGAGGTGAAGTCAGACAATGAACACTCTGTGTTAAAATggtaatatacaatatataaagatGGTAATATAATACTTAGACTacctatttatgtatttaatagcTTTGAACACCTATGAAAATGGTTAGCAAAACATTATTAGTTCTTACAAGATCGCCTTCAACGTTGTCTGGATAGGAGCAGTGTTTACCACtggaaaagtaataaagtaagatGCTAGGGGCCTTTATTTGATAATAGAAGTTAAAATATTTGTCCATGTGTTCTGAAAAACCACATTTTTATAATAGCACCATATAATTATCTCATGATGACCTGATTGAGAAAAATATAACGACACACACTGCtggggacagaaaaagaaagcaaaaggacaCAATGTggcacattttaaattttctgatttgaaagatccattttttttctcctttcgtTTCTATCAAACATGAAACCTCCTGCCAAAGGGCTATGTGACCCTTCGTCAAACCTCACCAAAGAAAAGTTATTTAAAGCAACTAAAAAGACCAACGCTCCATGAAAGATAATCAAGAAAGAAGGCCTGTGTGTTGAGCGTCTGATTTTAATGACTGCTGTGGCTTGTATTGATACATAGAGTGACAGATGGCTTAGGACACAAGTGTGCAAGACGTGAGACAGCACAGACTTGGGAACCTAATAATGTCTCACATTTCAATGCAGACAGCCGATTTCTGATACAAAGGCTCCCTTTCGACCCAATTCCTGGTGACAGCCTTCACTTTCAACATCAGTCACTCAAATCATAAAGTTTCTCATCAAACTCCTACCAGGTGACCACCCTTCAGTCAGCCAGACTGAGATTAAAGTAGACGGAGAGGAACATACTTTAACTTCTGTTCTCTTGAATGCTAGGAAGGCCGTCTCTTGTTTAAGTTTGGTGTCTGCTTTCTTCACTAACGGATCCTTGACAGCTGGAGCGACAGACACAACAGTGGGAGCTGGCTTCTGTGGTGGCTTCTGAGTTTTCTGAGCCTACgaaaatcagaggaaaaaaattatatacaaaatctTCATTAagtaacaaaaactaaaaatttattaAAGAACTACAGTTACTAAATGGTAGCAATATTTCTTAAAAAGGTATCATGGTGATACTAAAGTAGAGACTACAGAGAAACAGTTATCAACATTAAACAGTTTTACAGATCTCCATAGTTTCTGAATAGTAATGATATTATCAATCTTGCAAATTAGAGTTAAATACTCTTTTAACAAGAGAACCCTCCTGTTTTCCataaaggaaaatcacaaactaAGGTACAACTCAGCTATGCAGAGCTGGTTCCAGAACCTCTGACGAATACCAAAATCTGTGGATGTTCAAGTTCCTTAGATAAACTAAAGTTCCTTAGGCATCTGGGCCCAGTGATGcctgtctgtaatctcagtgctcaggaaggAGGCTGATGCAAAGACTAAAAGTTTGAGGAATCCTGGGCTAtaaaacaagttcaaggccagcctgatttatacATAAAGGCTTTGTCCTTAAAACTTATGGGTTGACCAGGCGAGGtgaaacatgcctttaatcctagaacgttgggagcttgaggccagccagaaatatacatacagagatcttgtttcaaaaaacaagcaagcaaacaaacaaaaacaaaacgccCCATGGGTTGGAGGCTCACTGAATAAAGAAGCCtggtgtcctgagttcaatccctgaaacccatGTAAACATCAAGGGAAAAAAACCCACTTCTACAAAGTtgtttccctctctctcaccaagttgtttccctctctctcaccAAAAATACCCCTCCAAaaagttgttctctctctctctctctctctctctctctctctctctctttcacacacacacacacacctacaccccaaaacaaaatacCCCTAATGATTGGGAGATACAACTCAGCTACAAAACACACTTGTCTAGTCTAGGCACGGCCCTGTGGTTCCACTAGGAGCATTAAGAGAAAAATTGCTGTATTTATAGATGACCTATTGAAGACTTCTGTAGACAGTAACTCATCTCGAGGATACAAAATACAAATGTCATGCAAACAACTGCTATATATTGAATTGCTTTAGGAATAATAGCAGGGGAAACAAGCCTGTATATGTTTTGTACTGATGCCTTCATGCCCCTACTTCACCAAAAAGTGTTTTCAGTCCAGTGTGGGTGGAGTGCATAGATGCTGAGTTCATGGAAACTGGGGGACACTCATTGATGCATCCAACCAGCACCACTCAGTATGCAGTGCACTCTCTCTATTAGTTCAGTTAACCAAAGAAGTACTTTCTTTTTAGGGTTCAGGTGTAACTTTTTAAGTTACTAAAAGGGAGTTAAGAACAACTCAGGTAGTTTACATGGTTTTAA
The nucleotide sequence above comes from Microtus pennsylvanicus isolate mMicPen1 chromosome 7, mMicPen1.hap1, whole genome shotgun sequence. Encoded proteins:
- the Ints12 gene encoding integrator complex subunit 12, whose amino-acid sequence is MAATVNLELDPIFLKALGFLHSKSKDSAEKLKALLDESLARGIDSSYRPTQKDVEPPKISSTKSISIKQEPKTSSSLPSGSSNGKTLTTEKIKKDAEKRPADKMKDVTEGVDVPKKPRLEKPETRSSPITVQTSKDLAMADLSSFEETSADDFAMEMGLACVVCRQMTVASGNQLVECQECHNLYHQDCHKPQVTDKEVNDPRLVWYCARCTRQMKRMAQKTQKPPQKPAPTVVSVAPAVKDPLVKKADTKLKQETAFLAFKRTEVKPPTVISGNSSGNNVSSSVTSGLTGWAAFAAKTSSAGPSTAKLNSTAQNNSGKPAASSATQKPVGLTSLATSSKGGIGSKMGSGNCSSPTVPLKPLPPLTLGKTGLSRSVSCDNVSKVGLPSPSSLVPGGSGQLSGNGNSATSGPSGSATSKTTSEPSSSASASLKGPTSQESQLNAMKRLQMVKKKAAQKKLKK